From Heliomicrobium modesticaldum Ice1, a single genomic window includes:
- a CDS encoding glycosyl hydrolase family 18 protein, producing MRDILKGKRCMVWSFMGNARMYQALDQYGDRFDTVGIFTFEVDATGTISETGTSISSMLPYIQKWPHIKWLLTIMNHGTASVFTALRNNTNGAKDKFLTEIVRIMNKYPWCAGVDIDLERGGGYENKDSANALFRDIYQTVKNFNPAKLVNICLPGMTGVQGSVGGENWCVYSDLDPYCDTAAIMSYGMAWAGSAPGPVSPRDWLEGIYDYAVTAMSPDKIFMGLPAYGWNWRIHDTPENLGVTYRGVSNTYYAAKYWMTGVYNFTGDAPPQPFIPIVAYWDDYNKVPWALPHVYDYMEGWDAVSWEYPLQKGVYNRRRYLTGYGKEQRAEFGTVYIDRNGLPDEYEGNVIVAEDMASLGDAETSAEYRFEIAQAGYYDIAVRLCFPYWDKNAIVVSLDGNAKTFSENRLWWPYWRRLCWLILAKGVFLSAGMHAVSISGGVPGVQFYGFRVCSDFTERPFAGEAAYMLSPRQFKDVNGVMAGPDRGFKLTFEMLRRKPDSALIWYEDFRDRNILPESYWTILSGEWSVWQDPESAADRPYSQLDGYGELAWKYDGFSDVHIRARLAFPQNGGGRAGVFLGDIFCCLNYDTRRVELYQGASLLGNYPASFSRTPDGEIRTNPNMYTIEMRKRGNTVRVYSGASSTLRFTAAVNNTSGYAGIRSDSRIVCELLRLGDAWVYEPYERFDVELPDGTTASFGRIPRTGVTWDEEFQVFSVTSDVEESATRTEDISLDYDFFHSLLLELSCGSDYLVKIVPKDVNIWISRLFLGDADGFSILYYQDVDSLVYWANEAAYRWKLRGIALWSLGQEDMRFWEALPKQI from the coding sequence GTGAGGGATATCTTGAAAGGCAAACGGTGCATGGTGTGGAGCTTTATGGGCAATGCCCGGATGTATCAGGCACTTGACCAGTACGGCGATCGCTTTGATACGGTGGGGATTTTTACCTTTGAAGTGGATGCCACCGGTACTATTTCAGAAACCGGCACCAGCATCAGCAGCATGCTTCCGTATATCCAAAAATGGCCGCACATTAAGTGGCTGCTGACCATTATGAACCATGGAACAGCCTCTGTTTTTACCGCGCTGAGGAATAACACAAACGGAGCAAAGGATAAGTTTCTCACTGAGATCGTGCGGATCATGAACAAGTATCCGTGGTGCGCCGGGGTGGACATCGACCTGGAGCGCGGCGGCGGATATGAAAACAAGGACTCGGCAAACGCCCTGTTCAGGGATATCTACCAGACCGTAAAAAACTTCAATCCCGCCAAGCTTGTCAACATCTGCCTGCCTGGGATGACCGGCGTCCAGGGGTCGGTGGGCGGCGAAAACTGGTGCGTTTATTCAGACCTTGACCCGTACTGTGATACCGCCGCCATTATGAGCTACGGCATGGCGTGGGCCGGCTCCGCTCCAGGGCCTGTATCTCCCCGGGACTGGCTGGAGGGCATATATGACTATGCGGTTACCGCGATGTCACCGGATAAAATCTTCATGGGACTGCCCGCCTACGGCTGGAACTGGCGGATCCACGACACGCCCGAAAACCTCGGAGTCACCTATCGCGGAGTGTCCAACACCTACTATGCGGCCAAATACTGGATGACGGGGGTATACAACTTTACCGGCGACGCGCCGCCCCAGCCGTTCATTCCGATTGTCGCCTACTGGGACGACTACAACAAGGTGCCGTGGGCGCTGCCCCACGTGTACGACTACATGGAGGGCTGGGACGCCGTATCCTGGGAATATCCTCTGCAAAAAGGCGTATACAACAGGCGGAGGTATTTGACTGGCTACGGCAAGGAGCAGAGAGCGGAGTTCGGAACCGTATATATCGACAGAAACGGCCTTCCGGACGAATATGAGGGAAATGTCATTGTGGCGGAGGACATGGCTTCGCTTGGAGATGCGGAGACATCGGCGGAGTACCGCTTCGAGATAGCACAGGCGGGATATTACGATATTGCCGTCCGGCTTTGCTTTCCCTATTGGGACAAAAATGCGATTGTGGTTTCCCTGGACGGCAATGCGAAGACTTTCAGCGAAAACCGCCTGTGGTGGCCATACTGGAGAAGGCTTTGCTGGCTTATCCTTGCAAAGGGTGTCTTTCTTTCGGCAGGTATGCACGCTGTCAGCATAAGCGGAGGAGTGCCGGGAGTCCAATTTTACGGATTTCGGGTGTGCAGCGATTTTACAGAGCGCCCTTTTGCGGGCGAGGCGGCATATATGCTGTCGCCGAGGCAATTTAAGGATGTAAACGGCGTGATGGCCGGGCCAGATCGAGGGTTTAAGCTGACCTTTGAAATGCTGCGGAGAAAACCAGACTCTGCACTTATCTGGTATGAGGATTTCCGGGACAGAAATATACTTCCGGAAAGCTACTGGACGATCCTTTCCGGAGAGTGGAGCGTGTGGCAGGATCCGGAAAGCGCTGCCGACCGCCCCTATTCCCAGCTTGATGGATACGGCGAGCTTGCATGGAAGTATGACGGCTTTTCCGACGTCCATATCCGGGCGAGGCTGGCCTTCCCGCAAAACGGCGGCGGCCGGGCGGGAGTGTTCCTCGGCGATATTTTTTGCTGCCTTAATTACGACACGCGGAGAGTGGAGCTTTATCAGGGCGCTTCCCTGCTGGGAAACTATCCCGCAAGCTTTTCAAGGACTCCGGACGGCGAAATCCGCACAAACCCCAATATGTACACCATTGAAATGCGAAAGCGCGGCAATACGGTCAGGGTCTATTCCGGCGCAAGCTCCACCCTGCGCTTTACGGCGGCTGTCAACAATACAAGCGGCTATGCGGGAATCCGCTCGGACAGCCGGATAGTATGTGAGCTTCTGCGGCTTGGCGATGCGTGGGTATATGAGCCGTATGAACGCTTTGATGTAGAACTTCCGGATGGCACAACAGCAAGCTTCGGAAGAATTCCCCGCACGGGCGTCACATGGGATGAGGAGTTTCAGGTGTTCTCGGTCACCAGCGATGTGGAGGAATCGGCTACGAGAACGGAGGATATATCGCTGGACTATGATTTCTTCCACTCGCTGCTTTTAGAGCTTTCCTGCGGCAGCGATTATCTCGTCAAAATCGTCCCGAAGGACGTCAACATCTGGATATCCCGTCTCTTTCTCGGAGACGCGGACGGTTTTTCCATCCTGTATTATCAGGACGTGGACAGCCTTGTTTACTGGGCGAACGAAGCGGCTTACCGCTGGAAACTGCGCGGCATCGCCCTCTGGTCGCTCGGGCAGGAGGATATGCGGTTCTGGGAGGCGCTTCCGAAACAAATATAG
- a CDS encoding phage tail spike protein, producing MAIKSVLTSQEDFTGEFPATSRTSALWRFNESAPDGNLRLLDSSGHGRHFTVSGWSGTTASLPLGRFGRYFRQNINNPTSEKTHLVAANDGSIFSNLGERIVVGGWINPTTYSVGQTYCPIFNTRQGPGQPIFYVSLYQGRPRMMLYNSAGSLILDQSETPGFSMVNGGWYFIAAVIEVTAKTSQFILCDRGSGAVWTGPKRTFTGTLNPSCTANIVMGMHADTYYFAGGFDDWFLETDSRLTIDDLAQHFKNALLANGADSAASVDALTEPGAVMLKAANGVYPASGVLYTKAAPCALSGSGRVAVTSEYAAGITSVSLIETSTSDDLAEWSAWQAVGTSGELQSQNRQYIRFRVTLTTADTSKTPKLLEIQLHDIPKPPYEKLGFARPVVLDGNGAWEAVLENAFDIIVTGEVNGADTLEFKLPFHDPKRRALENEKQVQIVNDIYRIRTLTDNKSEDGRIITQVYAEAAFYDLSFSAEKEPADFNADAADVPMKYALLGTGWSVGNVTVTAKRTWRCTEKNALSILRAVQNIYGGDLVFDSANRLVHLLAFSGTDSGALFSYRKNLKSIQRVVDTRELVTRLYAYGKDGMTFASINGGKEYVEDYSFSSEVRVSTLDCSSFSNPYQMLEYTRMRLAEYSKPRVSYVLSAMDLSALTGYEHEVWKLGDIVTVDDKELGLSIKTRVVRRQYNLQEPWKTVIELSTKLKELGDSSAQWDKAADTLSSTDLLDRQEIKDMVPFNHLRNSRADDGFAYWVNSGFEVDAGNGVSGTASFKAVGVPGMTKSLSQTVYPATRKSYTFSAQIASENLEKGENGQVGVEVVIEYEDGTTETRFIDLF from the coding sequence GTGGCGATAAAATCAGTATTAACCTCTCAGGAGGATTTTACCGGAGAATTTCCTGCAACTTCGCGGACGTCCGCGCTGTGGCGGTTCAACGAAAGCGCTCCGGACGGCAATCTGCGGCTTTTAGATTCGTCCGGGCATGGCAGGCATTTTACTGTATCGGGCTGGTCGGGCACCACCGCTTCGCTTCCACTTGGCCGGTTCGGACGCTATTTCCGGCAGAACATCAACAACCCAACATCAGAAAAAACGCATCTTGTGGCTGCCAACGACGGCAGCATTTTCAGCAATCTGGGAGAGAGGATTGTCGTAGGCGGATGGATCAACCCCACCACCTATTCGGTAGGGCAGACATACTGCCCTATCTTTAACACCCGGCAAGGACCCGGCCAGCCGATTTTCTATGTGTCCCTCTATCAGGGCAGGCCGCGCATGATGCTGTATAACTCCGCCGGTTCCCTTATTCTTGATCAGAGCGAAACGCCGGGCTTTTCCATGGTCAACGGCGGCTGGTACTTCATCGCGGCCGTCATTGAGGTGACGGCCAAGACCTCGCAGTTTATCCTCTGCGACCGGGGCAGCGGCGCGGTCTGGACAGGCCCCAAGCGCACCTTTACCGGCACGCTCAACCCGTCCTGTACGGCCAATATCGTCATGGGCATGCACGCCGACACCTATTATTTTGCGGGCGGCTTCGACGACTGGTTTCTGGAGACCGATTCGCGCCTGACCATCGACGACCTGGCGCAGCATTTTAAGAATGCGCTGCTGGCGAACGGCGCGGACAGTGCCGCCAGTGTGGACGCCCTGACGGAGCCGGGCGCGGTTATGCTGAAAGCGGCAAACGGCGTTTATCCCGCAAGCGGCGTGCTGTATACCAAGGCAGCTCCCTGCGCCTTGTCCGGCAGCGGGCGCGTGGCGGTGACCAGCGAGTATGCCGCAGGCATAACGTCGGTTTCACTGATAGAAACCAGCACGAGCGACGACCTTGCGGAATGGTCGGCATGGCAGGCGGTGGGAACAAGCGGCGAGCTTCAGTCCCAAAACCGGCAATATATCCGGTTCCGGGTGACGCTGACCACCGCCGACACGTCAAAAACGCCGAAACTCTTGGAAATCCAGCTTCATGACATCCCCAAACCGCCCTATGAAAAGCTTGGCTTTGCCCGTCCGGTGGTGCTGGATGGAAACGGAGCGTGGGAAGCCGTCCTTGAAAACGCTTTTGACATCATCGTCACCGGCGAGGTAAACGGCGCGGATACGCTGGAGTTCAAGCTCCCGTTCCATGACCCGAAAAGGAGGGCGCTGGAAAACGAAAAGCAGGTGCAGATAGTAAACGATATCTATCGCATTCGTACTTTGACGGACAACAAAAGCGAGGACGGGCGCATCATTACACAGGTTTACGCCGAGGCGGCGTTTTATGATTTGTCTTTCAGCGCGGAAAAGGAACCTGCGGACTTTAACGCCGACGCCGCCGACGTTCCGATGAAATACGCATTGCTGGGCACCGGCTGGTCGGTGGGAAACGTAACAGTAACAGCGAAGCGGACATGGCGGTGCACAGAAAAGAATGCCTTATCCATCCTTCGAGCTGTACAGAACATCTATGGCGGCGACCTTGTTTTTGACAGCGCCAACCGGCTGGTGCATCTATTGGCATTCAGCGGCACAGACAGCGGAGCGCTGTTTTCGTATAGAAAGAACCTGAAAAGCATCCAGAGGGTGGTCGATACGCGGGAACTGGTGACAAGGCTTTATGCCTATGGGAAGGACGGCATGACCTTTGCTTCCATCAACGGCGGCAAGGAGTATGTGGAGGATTACAGCTTCTCCAGCGAAGTGAGGGTGTCTACGCTTGACTGTTCCTCTTTCAGCAATCCGTATCAGATGCTGGAATATACCCGGATGCGGCTTGCGGAATATTCGAAGCCTCGCGTTTCTTATGTGCTGTCGGCCATGGATTTGTCGGCGCTGACAGGCTATGAGCATGAAGTGTGGAAACTGGGCGATATCGTAACGGTGGACGATAAAGAGTTGGGACTTTCCATCAAGACCCGCGTAGTGCGGAGGCAGTACAACCTGCAGGAGCCCTGGAAAACGGTGATCGAGCTTTCCACAAAGCTTAAGGAGCTTGGCGATTCTTCGGCGCAGTGGGACAAGGCGGCGGACACGCTGTCTTCAACCGATCTCCTCGACCGGCAGGAGATCAAGGATATGGTGCCCTTCAATCATCTGCGCAATTCCCGGGCGGACGACGGCTTTGCTTATTGGGTCAATTCCGGCTTTGAGGTGGATGCCGGGAACGGCGTTTCGGGAACGGCTTCCTTCAAGGCTGTTGGCGTGCCCGGCATGACAAAGAGCCTGTCGCAGACGGTATATCCGGCAACGCGCAAAAGTTACACCTTTTCGGCGCAGATTGCTTCCGAAAACCTCGAAAAGGGCGAAAACGGCCAGGTGGGCGTTGAAGTGGTCATTGAATATGAGGACGGCACGACGGAAACAAGGTTTATTGATTTGTTTTAA